GATTTCATTTCTTACCTTCAATTTAAAGACAATGTTgcatggagggaagagggaggagagtctGACTGTAGTGTATATTGGGTGctttgaaaaatacaaataataagggAGTAATAATGGATCTTTgggcaatatattatatatcttgtagTTGACTAAACAAATAGGAAACAAAGGTGTGTTCTGCAAACAGAAAAAAGGTTTGcagaaatagaaatatgaaatataaagtcACTTACCAACAATTATCAAACAAGGGATAGtgtcaataaagaaaaaaatcactcaaaTTTACAGCAATACATATACTTTCGAGAAGTTTAACAAAAGAGTGTAACAGCCTCTTTGGCATTTTGTGGCAAGCTGCCAAAGAAAATATCACAATATTCATAATCAAAAAACACTGAGTCATCAGGTTTTCTGACTGAAAGTAAGAAGACTTGTATAAAGCTATACCTTAAGTTATAGCTTAGCATACCATACCATGATTTGTGCACAATACTAACCAACAAGCATTTACTGTTGGTTAGTACAAGAAATACTGTTGAGACTGCTTTGTCTCTTAAGCATTAACACATCAATCCCAGGGTCCATCTAGGAACTTGGAAGAAATGCTACTATATTTGCTGTGCACCAGAAAGACCATTTCAGTATGGGTGGGACAAAAATAGCAGGCTTCCTTCTGTTATAAAGAATGTCCAGTTAAATATCTGGTGTGTTCATCCTTCCTCTTAGATATTCCAaatagtattatgtatttttaaatgtggTATATCTTACTATTACACTGTTATGTAAGTTCTTAATAAAATTACCATATTCAAACAGTTTGGACCTATTTCAAGAACAAAATGAGTACTCAAGAAGTGCTAATTAGGCACATATTCTAGGAACACCTTTGGAAAATTACCAACAACATGCCCTCAAAATACTTAAGGACACCAGAATATTAAAATTCAAACTTTCTAATTCAGTAAATGTAAAAGAATACACATTCAtctcaagaaaacaaaagaacatttAACAAATGCAAAATATAGGTGACATGCTGCCTAACTTTTAACCAAAgctaaacatttattaaaaaccacacttttatcattttcactacaTTAATGCACATTCCCTGaataatcaacaagaaaaaaaaacattatcatgaacatacatcttcctttccttctttacaCCTTCTTGGAAGAGATTACTTCTATCCTATTGCGAAGAATGGAGTACCaatcttctcccttcttcatccaCATAAATTTTGTTGGAAGGTCTTCAAGGTGGCCGATACCCTCTGTAACAGGCTGTGCCCCTGCTTTCTCTACTGCCTCTGGGAACTTGGCTGGTGATGCTGTTGCAATATAGCCACATGGATTCTCTTCCTTGCTGCTCAAATAAGATTGAGATATGGTAGTGTCACTTTANNNNNNNNNNNNNNNNNNNNNNNNNNNNNNNNNNNNNNNNNNNNNNNNNNNNNNNNNNNNNNNNNNNNNNNNNNNNNNNNNNNNNNNNNNNNNNNNNNNNNNNNNNNNNNNNNNNNNNNNNNNNNNNNNNNNNNNNNNNNNNNNNNNNNNNNNNNNNNNNNNNNNNNNNNNNNNNNNNNNNNNNNNNNNNNNNNNNNNNNNNNNNNNNNNNNNNNNNNNNNNNNNNNNNNNNNNNNNNNNNNNNNNNNNNNNNNNNNNNNNNNNNNNNNNNNNNNNNNNNNNNNNNNNNNNNNNNNNNNNNNNNNNNNNNNNNNNNNNNNNNNNNNNNNNNNNNNNNNNNNNNNNNNNNNNNNNNNNNNNNNNNNNNNNNNNNNNNNNNNNNNNNNNNNNNNNNNNNNNNNNNNNNNNNNNNNNNNNNNNNNNNNNNNNNNNNNNNNNNNNNNNNNNNNNNNNNNNNNNNNNNNNNNNNNNNNNNNNNNNNNNNNNNNNNNNNNNNNNNNNNNNNNNNNNNNNNNNNNNNNNNNNNNNNNNNNNNNNNNNNNNNNNNNNNNNNNNNNNNNNNNNNNNNNNNNNNNNNNNNNNNNNNNNNNNNNNNNNNNNNNNNNNNNNNNNNNNNNNNNNNNNNNNNNNNNNNNNNNNNNNNNNNNNNNNNNNNNNNNNNNNNNNNNNNNNNNNNNNNNNNNNNNNNNNNNNNNNNNNNNNNNNNNNNNNNNNNNNNNNNNNNNNNNNNNNNNNNNNNNNNNNNNNNNNNNNNNNNNAAGACNNNNNNNNNNNNNNNNNNNNNNNNNNNNNNNNNNNNNNNNNNNNNNNNNNNNNNNNNNNNNNNNNNNNNNNNNNNGTGCCAAGTGAGTCATTATAAAGCAAAATACCAAATGAGTAGTTTTAATGAGTGGTAACCTTATGTAATGGTATGCTGCTGCAGTTGCTGTGTGTGGACACAGGATGTAGTTATGTTCTTTGTAAACCTTCTTCATTACTTCTGTTATCTGGGAGTCATCAAGTACAAGTGTATCtgcaagacaataaaaaataaggatatgaaacacttatgtatatgaaataaacaCCTAAATACACATCATACAAGTAATAGTGATTTTACTTCCTCTTTTCCATATGCAATATCGATATCTAGTACAATATTTTCATTCTTAACCCTCTGATGTCAAGTAGTCAGTTGGACTAATCACTTACTTtgatgcagtgtatatatatttttttccaattacattttcctttcttttttcttttaatgaattcATAGAAAATATTTGTACATTCAAATTGTCTTATACCAACAATTGATATTTCCAATGTTTTGAAAATCAGNNNNNNNNNNNNNNNNNNNNNNNNNNNNNNNNNNNNNNNNNNNNNNNNNNNNNNNNNNNNNNNNNNNNNNNNNNNNNNNNNNNNNNNNNNNNNNNNNNNNNNNNNNNNNNNNNNNNNNNNNNNNNNNNNNNNNNNNNNNNNNNNNNNNNNNNNNNNNNNNNNNNNNNNNNNNNNNNNNNNNNNNNNNNNNNNNNNNNNNNNNNNNNNNNNNNNNNNNNNNNNNNNNNNNNNNNNNNNNNNNNNNNNNNNNNNNNNNNNNNNNNNNNNNNNNNNNNNNNNNNNNNNNNNNNNNNNNNNNNNNNNNNNNNNNNNNNNNNNNNNNNNNNNNNNNNNNNNNNNNNNNNNNNNNNNNNNNNNNNNNNNNNNNNNNNNNNNNNNNNNNNNNNNNNNNNNNNNNNNNNNNNNNNNNNNNNNNNNNNNNNACTTAATGGAAAGTGAACTTTTACTTTTGTTCATTTTCACTGATCACTTCTAGAGATGCAGTGTTCCTCAGTGTGTATATCANNNNNNNNNNNNNNNNNNNNNNNNNNNNNNNNNNNNNNNNNNNNNNNNNNNNNNNNNNNNNNNNNNNNNNNNNNNNNNNNNNNNNNNNNNNNNNNNNNNNNNNNNNNNNNNNNNNNNNNNNNNNNNNNNNNNNNNNNNNNNNNNNNNNNNNNNNNNNNNNNNNNNNNNNNNNNNNNNNNNNNNNNNNNNNNNNNNNNNNNNNNNNNNNNNNNNNNNNNNNNNNNNNNNNNNNNNNNNNNNNNNNNNNNNNNNNNNNNNNNNNNNNNNNNNNNNNNNNNNNNNNNNNNNNNNNNNNNNNNNNNNNNNNNNNNNNNNNNNNNNNNNNNNNNNNNNNNNNNNNNNNNNNNNNNNNNNNNNNNNNNNNNNNNNNNNNNNNNNNNNNNNNNNNNNNNNNNNNNNNNNNNNNNNNNNNNNNNNNNNNNNNNNNNNNNNNNNNNNNNNNNNNNNNNNNNNNNNNNNNNNNNNNNNNNNNNNNNNNNNNNNNNNNNNNNNNNNNNNNNNNNNNNNNNNNNNNNNNNNNNNNNNNNNNNNNNNNNNNNNNNNNNNNNNNNNNNNNNNNNNNNNNNNNNNNNNNNNNNNNNNNNNNNNNNNNNNNNNNNNNNNNNNNNNNNNNNNNNNNNNNNNNNNNNNNNNNNNNNNNNNNNNNNNNNNNNNNNNNNNNNNNNNNNNNNNNNNNNNNNNNNNNNNNNNNNNNNNNNNNNNNNNNNNNNNNNNNNNNNNNNNNNNNNNNNNNNNNNNNNNNNNNNNNNNNNNNNNNNNNNNNNNNNNNNNNNNNNNNNNNNNNNNNNNNNNNNNNNNNNNNNNNNNNNNNNNNNNNNNNNNNNNNNNNNNNNNNNNNNNNNNNNNNNNNNNNNNNNNNNNNNNNNNNNNNNNNNNNNNNNNNNNNNNNNNNNNNNNNNNNNNNNNNNNNNNNNNNNNNNNNNNNNNNNNNNNNNNNNNNNNNNNNNNNNNNNNNNNNNNNNNNNNNNNNNNNNNNNNNNNNNNTAAAAANNNNNNNNNNNNNNNNNNNNNNNNNNNNNNNNNNNNNNNNNNNNNNNNNNNNNNNNNNNNNNNNNNNNNNNNNNNNNNNNNNNNNNNNNNNNNNNNNNNNNNNNNNNNNNNNNNNNNNNNNNNNNNNNNNNNNNNNNNNNNNNNNNNNNNNNNNNNNNNNNNNNNNNNNNNNNNNNNNNNNNNNNNNNNNNNNNNNNNNNNNNNNNNNNNNNNNNNNNNNNNNNNNNNNNNNNNNNNNNNNNNNNNNNNNNNNNNNNNNNNNNNNNNNNNNNNNNNNNNNNNNNNNNNNNNNNNNNTGGTGGGTATCCACTTTTCTTCAtctgttttgtcattattttgtttctttaatcttatgatatctattatatcatttgATTAATTTCCTaatattcttaatttttctttgatgttttctaTACTTATGTCTGGTTCAACTGGGTATATTGTTCCATAGGAATAGTTTAGGTATTTGTTGGGTGTTGGTTGTTTAGAAGGTATTTGCCAGTcaatgagtttcttttttttattcttttggcaGTCTCATTTTTGAGGAATCATTGATCTCAAATCTGAGGGCTTTGCCAGCTCAGAAAATcttcaattatatatttgtggaatTCCGATTTGTTCAGAGCTTTGGTTAATTTTAGTGGCTTATTGAAATTTGAATTTGCAGATCCATCTATTAAGTGATTAAGTACTACATCGTTTTCCTCTATTGCTCCATATAGGTTATTGCTAGTTGTTGGTTGGGGTTCTTCCGGTGTCTTCCATCCGGCTTCTTTGTTTTCGGGTTGCTTTAAAATTGGATTTTCTTCGTTATCACTTTCTAGTTCTTCTCTTGATCTCTTTGTTTGGTTATCGTGGTTCATATAGTTAAATNNNNNNNNNNNNNNNNNNNNNNNNNNNNNNNNNNNNNNNNNNNNNNNNNNNNNNNNNNNNNNTTCAGTTTAATGTTTGCTtgcgagtgaaaaaaaataacatgaaatatgGAAACTGACAGGTTGTAATTCTTTCAGCTTACCTTCCAACAACACCTTTCCTCTCATGAACCGGCTACCTTGCACATAAAAAATTCTTACACTCGTCTATCAAAAGGATTTTATCAATCAGCAGATAAGTTCATGAATGACGATTGCTTTGATTTCATATTTGACTTCGGAGCGTGTGATGAAGT
Above is a window of Penaeus monodon isolate SGIC_2016 chromosome 34, NSTDA_Pmon_1, whole genome shotgun sequence DNA encoding:
- the LOC119594916 gene encoding uncharacterized protein LOC119594916 (The sequence of the model RefSeq protein was modified relative to this genomic sequence to represent the inferred CDS: added 56 bases not found in genome assembly) translates to MDNLMDTELNSDPGDNLESFNYMNHDNQTKRSREELESDNEENPILKQPENKEAGWKTPEEPQPTTSNNLYGAIEENDVVLNHLIDGSANSNFNKPLKLTKALNKSEFHKYIIEDFLSWQSPQI
- the LOC119594582 gene encoding threonine synthase-like 2, producing the protein MKKVYKEHNYILCPHTATAAAYHYISKEENPCGYIATASPAKFPEAVEKAGAQPVTEGIGHLEDLPTKFMWMKKGEDWYSILRNRIEVISSKKV